The following nucleotide sequence is from Drosophila takahashii strain IR98-3 E-12201 chromosome 3L, DtakHiC1v2, whole genome shotgun sequence.
caaactgacaaactgacaaacagaattaaattttcattttgggaagacgaaggaaatcttattttggctataacttttgaacggagcgtcggattttgacaaatgaccccttattcgacgggtattttcaaaaggaatacaactaaaacatttcgagggggcatttatccccaccggccccaacagctccaaatttcgaaattttcactttttcactttcaccgctctctctcccaagccaattaattttcttagagtcttggtatgcaatcctgttagttttcgcaatacctttcgataggcgtatcattcattatgatcggaccatcacagtagattttcatttcttcgtgtatatatagtagtcgccttcgcacactctcctggtgcgcttcgtcactacatggactgccgtccatagtgatatggAACAGTGATTAAATTGCTGATTATACAAATCTTTTTTGGACCGGATATCAGTATTTCAATAGAAAAATGACATGTTCAagtgtttaaatttttaacagaattataaaaaatatatttataaaagtgaaaagtatagaaaagttaataaattcaaactaaatacaaaacagttaataaataaatgagtatTGAGTTATTAGGAGGTTATCATTATTGAAGTTAGAACACGACATtttcaagtattttttttaaataaaataaataaaaaatctaattaTTAAACTGATAAGTAGAAATCCATTGtatcaatattattatttacaaattaattataaaacatttattaagtGTATGAGTCtacaaatcttttaaaatgtttaccaTTATGTTGGAACTGAAAAATAGTATTTGGAGGTAtttcacttaaaaattaaattgtttaacttaaaattatttaactgAAAATTCAAGATGACAACAGAGCAAAAGTTGAATCGTTCTTTTACCAAtatagaaataatttaaatttatttttaaaaaatataaaaaaatgttcagaTTTAATATTTGGCCCGATCTCACCAGTTCCCTCTCTTTCGATTGCAGCCGACCTTTGGATTTGAACCCAACATGGACATGGACAACATGTTCCCGCGCTCGCACCTGGGCAGGATGCACGATCCCTTCGCCGGCTTCGGCGACTCACGTAAGCGGAGCAGTTTGCACGGTCCCAGTGCCCAAGCCACCAATGCTGACGATGACTTTTCATCCTATTTCGACGACGCAGACTTTGGATTCCCCCGCTTCTCGACGATGGGACGGCGAGGACGGGCCAACAACCACATGGATCACGATGATGACTTCTTCAACCGGCTGCCCTCGGAGTTCCGCCAGTATATCCCAGATGGTTTCGGCGCCAGACGTGGACAGGGAGTGGCTCCTGCAGCAGGACAAgttccccagcagcagcagcagcagcatccacAGCAGCATCCCCAACAGCACTACCAGTACGCTGTGCCGCCCCAGCAACAGCAGGTCTACGTGGGAtctccccagcagcagcaggtgccGCAGTCGCCCTCGAAGCGTCTCTGTGATGCAGCCATCCAGACGGAGGATCCCGCTGGCCGCTCGGAGGTGGACTGCGCCCCACCGGCCAACTTGAGCCAGCACGGACTGCGAAATACCGTGGACATGGGCGTGAAGAGTGCCGCCGAGCAGGATCAGGGATTGCGCTCCCACTCCGCCCCGCCgccagagcagcagcagcagaatctGCTCTACCAACAGCAACAGTCGGGAGCTCCCCACCAGCAATTTGGCACCCAGACCAGTCCGCCCGTCCAGCAGGGTCAGCAGTTCAAGACCTACTATGCGCCCCACCAGCAGACACATCCCCAGCAGAAGCAGCCAACGCCTCCACCGCcgacagcagcagctccaCAGACCCCCGGTGGCACCTACATACGCACCATACCCATCTTCGTGGAGGGTCGCACCGAGCCCATCATCAATGCCCACAAGGAGATTCCCAACCAGAATGCTCCTCCAAATTTTGCaccacagcaacagcaacaacagcagagaCCTGCGCCCCTGAACACGCAGCAGGCACAGCAGCAGGAGGCACCTATTGAGGGAGGAGGAGCCGCAGCTGGTCTGCCACCACAGACGCCACACACCCTCAATTCGATCAACAAGATCCAGGACATACAGCGCGATGTGCTGGAGCTGATGGGCAAGGTGGAGCAGTTCAAGGGAACGCGCCAGGAGAAGGAGTACGCCTACCTGGACGAGATGCTGACCCGCAATCTGCTCAAGCTGGACACAATTGATACAAACGGCAAGGACAGCATTCGCCTGGCCCGCAAGGAGGCCATCAAGTGAGTTTGAATCTCTAGAATCTGTAAAGAAGATTATGTAATAATATGTATTTCCCTATTTTCCAGATGCATTCAGGCTTCTATAAATGTCCTAGAGGCCAAGGCCGAGGAGAATGCCAGGGCGGCGTCAGGAGCAGCACCTCCAGCTGAAGAAACGGCTGCAGTGGCTGAACCAGAGGTCACGGAGCCAGTGACTCCACAGCCACAGGATGCTACGAAAATTCAGGAACCCATCCCTCTGCCGCCGCCACCAAATGCTGCTCCTGGTGAAAAATCTGAAGGAGCTGCTCCCGAAGCCACCGTGGTGGAACCTTCGCTAGCTCCTGGTGAGACGTCAACCACCACGTCGTCGGAATGATGAACGCAGCGCCTCTACAGGGCGACCGTTTCGAAGCAGCTACGCAAATTAACCAAATTCAAGTGacaacaaacggacgagatgATGGAGGCGACTCATCAAAGGACTTCGAAGTGAATGTGTATCGGATGGGGATGTGAATAGCTGGCGAGGGATCTTTGCTAGTATTTCGTAGATAAAATCTCATGTGTCGAACACTCAACacccaaaacacacacacacagcataGATTATAGGCTAGTAAGAAAATGAATATTGAGAAAAAGTGCCTGCATAGAattcggaagttaacagaaCGAAAAGGATTTCCTTCTTCACCTAAAAGAGCTGATTATGTTTAAGCGATAGAGATCACCATGaggatatttttcaaaccagAGTCcagtttttttatacatacgTAAATTGCACCGACGAGGAGCAGAAGCAAGCCGCCGTATGATCTCATACAAATCTACAGCAATTCGGGCTTGCTTTCCTTTCCACCAACAACAGCTCCACATGCACCACTCACACGGCTTTGCTGCAGGTGAATTGTTAAACAAAGGTAAACACTTTTAGAGAAACTACGATAACTATTTATGCTACTAATtaatgcgaaaaaaataaatgtagatATTGTTGACTATAAGACATCGTGTTTTTCTTTCCGTTGCACAATTATCAAAGTTTATTATCGAAAAAGGTTACAAATCTCAATCAATAATACATATACAAAAGAACCCTGGTTCGGGGATGGAGCGGGCCTTAAATACTGACTAAGTGGTTACTCTGTATGTAGcttaagaacattttaaaaggaCGCAACAATGATATAATATGTGTATACAGTATACAGATGGGAACAACGTATGAATGGTTTGCATTATGTGGGCATGGAGTATACGTTATATAATATGTATGTAGTTAAAAAACAGACGCGTGATGTACGATGTAAAAATCTTATAGTCGCATTTAGTCATCGTTGAATCTCCTTTAGGTGTATCGCATTATTGTTCAAGAGTACGGGGCTAAAGTGTTTAAGTAGCTATAGTCCGGatccaaaatatatatgtatagtgGCTAGCTGCATTGGTGTAGATATCTAGCAAAAGGGCGACCCAGCTGCTTGGCACTTGGTTCTAACCCCCTAGTTAATGATCTCGACATAGTTTGCCGGAAACAGTCCATAGGTTCCGTCAGGGCCCAGGCCCTGCCACCATCCCTCATCGATTTGATCGATATGCGTGATCACATCGCCGGGATCGAAGGTAATCTCCGACTCGTCGGCTGCCTGGTAATCGTACAGGGCTCGGGCTCGCAGTCCCAGATCGCCGAGGGTCTCTTGGCAAATGAAATCGTCCTCGTTCACCAAATCCGTCACTGAAAAGTacaaaatagtaattaaaacaagaaaggaagctagctttggcgagccgaagcttatatacccttgcagatcattcctattaatttacaaatagcaaacattttcaatttcctatatatatagcttaaaaactgagagacaaGTTTGCGTAGCAACGGACGgaaagacggacatggctagatcgacttgtcTAGTAATgctgatcaataatatatataatttgtagGAAACATCtctttcactgcgttgcaaacttttgactgaaatcataatagcctctgcaagggtataaaaatcaaggATAATTAACTGGTCTTAAGAGCCACTCACAAGCATTCCTTTCCAGCGTGCTCAGGCCGCTCGTCTTGGCCGATTGCGACTGCTGCACGGTGACCGACACCTTGGTGcggacctcctcctcctgatcCTGGTACACAGCGGTGTCCGTCTCATTGGACGAGGTGGTCTCGTCcggcgactgcgactgcagcGAGTTGGTTTTACTGTGCGGCGACCGCTTGATGGTGGAGAACTGCTCGCTGCTTTCATGGGCTAAAGGTAGATCGTCGATCGGTTGGGACTCCTCCACCTCTGCTATTGTGGAGACCACTTCGGCGGCTACGGGAGCAGCAGCTATCGGAGCATCAACAGCGGGGGCAGGAGTCTCCACGGGCAGCGATTTGGCCGGTGACACAGAGCGTGGTGGCGAAGGCACAGATGCATCTTGAGGCTGATTCTGGTTAAAGACGTTAATGCGCTGGGCAATGGAATTGCGGGCTGGCTTGGCCGGCGGTTGTGTATTTAATCTGTAAATCAAAAATGCAGCTTAGTTGGGAAGCAAATTTTAACTAAGAATGGTAATCACTTGGACTGCAGCTGCCCCTCGCTGGTGTGCTTGGTGAACATGGCCTTGGCTGCTCCCACACGCGAGCCAATCAATTCGCGGGCCTCCTGGTTCCTCGCCTGACGCATGCGCTCCGCATCGGTCAGGTTGTTCGAGAATCCCGGCACTGTTTTCTCAGGACTCAGAGGTTGCGGGGAGCTATTAGGAAATACATAATATTTACTATAatgtaaaactatttttaggtattttaGTTACGTTTTAATGGGAACATGAGCCGGCTGGAGCTTCGTGGTGCTTATGACCAGCTTCTCGCGCTCCTTGTGCTCCTTCTCCTCGCGACTGCGTTGCTCCTGCTCCAGCTTCTGCAGCTCCAGCCGCTTGGACTCCTTCTCGGCCTCCTGGCGCCGCTTCTCCTCGGCCTCCTCCTTCTTCCAAAAGTCCTGCATTACGCTGGCGTTCAGCTCCTTGGTGGGGATGACGCGCGTATAGTTGGTGCCCACCGGCGCCTTCTGCTCCTCCATCCCGCCGCGTGGCTCCTTGAAGCTGTAGGCGGAGCTCACGGTGCTGAGTTTCTTGAGGAGACGATCCAAATCTATGTCATCCTCGTTGCGGGCATTTATGGTGAGGTGGGCGCCGGAAAGGAGATTGCCTACGTCGCGTATGTGATTGGCGCAGGTGCCCTTGCGTAGCACAGGTGCGCCCTCGCCCTGAAAAGAGAGAAATGGTTAATGGGAACTCGGATAAGATAAGGCCATAAGGTGACTCACCTGCCAGTTGATGAGCAAGTACTTGTTGAGGCCCGTTTTCGGGTCTTCGATGCGCACGAAGGCGTACATGATTTTGCCGCTGTTTAAATCCTCGTTCAGCTCCTCGACGCCTCCATCGCCAGTGGCCACTACCTTGAGTTCATTCGTCTGCCCCTCGTAGCCAAAAAGCGACCAATTTGTGGCGCTCTTGTCGTCGAGAACATCCTTCCAGGCGGCCACTATTTGCGACCGATTCTTCTCAAAGCTAATGGCCATAATTCCAGACTGCCAACGACCTTGAACACGGAGATCTTGGCCAGCTTTCACTGGGTCGCCGTCTTCGTCAAGTGAAAGCCAACGCCCCGCGAAGTCACCAAATTTGAATGGGTTGTCTTGacttaaaatttcttaattaaaagCAGCCGCCTCACAaagacacgcacacacacagacagacacgCACACCAGTGGAACAATAGGATTGTGATTGATTTTCCAGTCTGTGCGAATTTCCAGGGCTCTTGAAATCCTAGTTTTTCACCTATTTACTCCGAGTTGTGTGTGCAGAAGTGGGTCTAGTGTTATGCTCCGGCATTTGCAACTCCCCAGTTATCCaatttaattggaatttttaaatatttaatcgcGGCGACCTACACTTTTTTGCAACAACAAATTAGAGGTGGAACACAAGGCGATACTAAGCTTACAGCAAGTTGGCAGACCACTATTATCGATTTATCTACCTAGTTTGAACGCGTCGCGCTTGCATTCATTTACAGATGGATGCAAGTTTATTTCCAACACCATCAAATTAGACAACTAATTGAAATCCATTGCAATCTTGAAATGTCCTATGCAATTTGGACTTCGTCTTTGGAAATTGtcttaaaaaatcattaattttgagtattaaaataaaaatgttgttatttgttttcgaaaaaataaacatattttgtctatgcatattgtttttttttaaatctttggtTCACCATCGTGGACGCAACACAAGTGTGAACAAGTTATATTGGCTTGTGTCCCTGCTAAAGCCAAACGTCAGGTTGAAGTCCACGCTAAGCCATAACAATCCGGTACTATAACAAACTATCGATATGTCAAACGATATTAACCATCGATGTTACATCGCCGTTTCTGCCAGCTCTATCCCAACTAAACGATTGTGATTTGATTGCAATTATaccaaaaaccataaaaacccCGCTTTTTCCAGCGTAAAACGTGAGGAAACAGTGCGAACTCGCAGGGAGTGAACCTCGAACAGCTGGGACACAGGATAGGCGACGAGGATTTGAAGGTGGTGGTCTCCAGGCGAAAGGTAAAGTGGTCCCATATATTTGGGGTACATTATATGTGGAAATTGTATGTTGGATGCTGACTGGTTTGGTCATTGCCGAAAAATCCAGCAGCCCCGTTGTATTGGtccgaaaaaaaagagagaaaaagaaaCCAGTCCCAAGTGCATCGTGCCCCCGCCCCTCCTCCGCAGCTTCCCCCCGCTCAACTTTCCGATCAGATGGCAACTGTTTGGATGTTTGGCAGCAGGATTTCAAGTCAGCAAAGTCAGTCTTTGTTcgctttggtttggttttggttttgttccATTTACATATATGCCAATGCCAGGCTCGGGCGATATATCCAGTTTTTCACTCGGATATCTCTGTgcatttgtatatatatatcttgtatatatgtgtgtgtatttgcCAGTGTGTTCATGGTCAATTTCTTTGCATTTTCAGTGCGAAACTCATGCGGTGCAGATCGAGTCgttgcaggagcagcagcgaaacccaaacccaaaccaaaccaagtCCAAATCCACATCCAAACCCACTTTAAAACGTTGAGATCATCATGGAATCGGCGTTGGATGTGCTCTCTAGAGCGGCGACCATGGTGCAAAACAATCCCAGCGGTAAGTGAGCAAAGTGAGCGACCCAACTAAAACCATTAACcaattccgtttaaaaagAAGTCgacaatttttatgattttcaaCTTGGCCAACAACATGCCATGATGTACTCAACCCCACGGGGCAGTGGGGGCGGGGGTTACACACAGCTCTTTTATGGCTTTCACCTTTGAGCCAAGAAGACGAGAAAAGTATTTCAACAATGTGTTgtacagagagaaaaaaacttaaattatatGAGAATTACTATGGGGCTATAATTTAACACTCAAAATAATCTGTGATGTGTTACGAAAATcgaatgaatttaaaaatgtatttgtagGTTAAggaattaaatgattttttaaaatcatgtgcaaatattattattatttattattattattataaataattaataatgcgCAGCTatgtaaatgttataaaaaaaaaatacatcatCAAATTCCTAATTTCCAACCTCTAAATAGTATTCATAAAGCTGAAAAAACTCGTTGGTCAGCAGTAGTATTTGAACTCTATGTTAACATACTCCAGCGTAATTCTCAGCATTAATCttgatttcaaattaattacatacaCATAATAGacgatttaatattaaaagaggaaaatctctttaaattatatttataaagcttaaaaaaaattccttgGTCAGTGGTAGTATTTGAACTCTATGTTAACCTACCCCAGCGAATTCTCTGCGCTGTAGTCTGGATTAATCTCGATTTAACAATATtcatatatacaaaaatataagtttATAAGTTATGGGGAAATATCTTTAATGATAAACAAAAGTcgttataaaatgaaatatttgaaaaatgttttttagaaaaaattcgGTAGCGTTTGCACAGGCAGGTGTACTTTCCTCTAGCCTCGTTGACCCTAAAAACGTAACAATTACTATTTTCCCGTTTTCACATTAAGCTGTAGTTTTTCCCCGTGTAACCAGTCGCAGACCGTTTTGCATGCTCCAGTCATGATTCACGATTGCAACAGTGGCCCCTTTCCGGCTGACATCTTCTTTGTAACCGCGATCCCCCCAAAAATTCTACCCACTCTCCCGGGGGCATCGATGAACTCGACAGAGGCGGCGGCAGAGGAAGATTCCTTACCGCGAacactgttgttgttgtgtgtgCGCGAACGCATAAACACTCGACGAATCCgagaaatgttttattttcgtacAAAAAAACGACAACAAAACATTCCAACAAAATGAGTTTGCGGCgcattccgattccgattttCATAAATGTGTCAAATGCCGCATTTTCGATGGCGAACGGCGAATGTGCAGAGGCGAAGGCATATGGTAGTATGAAGTATTGTCGGGGGACCGGACCCGGGAACCCCTTATCAATAATAGCCAGCCAGTCGCTTCGCTTTTTCGTAGTGCCACTGCGGCTGACGAGCACGAATTGTCGCGTTGTCGAGCTGTTTTGGATTGGATGTGTGTGGCTGGGCGTTCGTATTGCATATTTCTGTACATAtcttttatatatgtatatatttgcaATTTGCATTCTCTGCCCACCAAACAAGCGACTCGACCGCGTGACATGCCAAAGAAATGGCCGGCGGAGAGCTCAAATagtatttgtatatatttttctctgtgttcTCTGGGTCGCTAAAATATGTGTATaattgttaaacaaaaaaaaagcacacTTTGATTAGGCATGTTCCTCCCCCCAGAGAACAGTGGGTAATTGCACAATTTATATGTAATTTATAAACGAGCGATAAGCACAAAAAGTTCtcattttgatttgatttttcgcCCCCATTTCGACCTGATAACATGCAAATCATGCCCACAGCCATGGCATTCCGATAATGGGCCCccaatttatgtttatgtttgtTTACCCATTGGCTAACGGCTTTATCAGACATAATTCCGAATATTTGACAAATTCCTCGAAAGATATATAGAATATATGCGTACAGCTGTCAACGCACAGAGGAGAATTTATGAGATAGCCCCCGATACAGAAAGAGAAATGGTTTCAAtgctcaaataaatatttaaaagcggGCACGCGATTTGCTGGCGTTTTGTGAGcggttttttggccaaaaattaaGTGTTTCTAATGCAAAGCaaacctacaaaaaaattaagttgttAAAATTGAGTTGGCAAATTAAGAGATACAGAAAGAGAAATGGTTTCGACGctcgaataaatatttacgcgCGATTTGCTGGCGTTTTGAGAgcggtttttttatataattttttttgccaaaaaataactgttccCAATGCAACGcaaacctacaaaaaaaatcttatttttttgagttGGCAAAGATGAGCGTTTTGATTGATCGGCAGGCATCGAAAATGCAAAATGTCGTTAACCTGCGCATGATTAATGGAATTTGTCATAATCGAACGAGCCACTCGGATTCTGGATCTTCATAAATCACACGTAGAAAAGCGGGTCGATTGGGCCGTTAATTAAGGGGCCCTTCCATTGTTTGCCGAGGAGCAATCTTGAAACCCGAATGGCCAGGCcatataattaataaacaaatagttACACAAATTGTGGCCTGGgccacaaaagaaaaattgtggCAATTTCGAACTTGGCACACAGCTGGAGACGACGGACACCAACCGTTTGGATAGCCTGGCTCATCAGGTAATTTACATGGCCTTTCAATTCTACGTtcgttccgttttttttttttcagtcagTGCCAACTCTGTGGGCCAACACTCTCTTCCTTTTACTACTGGCAATGGCCAAACGGTGCGCATAATTGCCGCAAATCTCGACCAGCGCATAGAGGAAAATCCAGCAGGCAAACCAGTTTCAGTTTGGGTTTGTTATTGCCATGGGATAGTAGGATAGTATAGGATTGGATTGGTGGGGCTCACTTGAGTTTGGGGATGGGCATCGGGATGGGGACACAGATTGGGACTAGAGCATTACCTTTCTTTttactactgctgctgctgctgctttttacTTACTGCTACTCTTGCTACTGCCGTCGAGCGActtgctatttatttatttaaacacaaCATTTGCctatttgccataaattttcacTCTGCGCGACTTTTGCTAGCCACTTTGGACAGGAAGAGGTGGCCGTTGGCAGATGCAGCGGCAGAATCAACTTGTTGCGGACAATATCGAAATGAAAGTTGTCTCACAGAagcgaaatatatttttcggaAACTACCAATCTGTAGCGATCCATAGAtccattgattttaattcgaaattcggtgcaaaatgttttaagatttttctcACGCTTGATTTAGCACCggatgatattttaaaatgacaactatatttatgttattgttagtttttttttttgctattcgCCATCGACGCCTGTtgctttttgttgctgttctgGGCAATCGAAAAACCAGTTTCTCTTCAAATCGCGCGCACGCtcgagttttatttaaattttgaactGGTTTGCCGCTGATTTGTGTTGTCTCCGCTGCGTATATATTATGTACCCACTagctatatacatatattagaTTGTTAGATTTCACAAACTGGGACTGCGGTTAAGATATAAACATAATTTGTCTTGTTCGTATCGATCGAAGTTCTGGAAATTGCCGGCCACCTCATCTGTGTGTCATCATCATTTGTGCGATCTAAAAAGCATTAGATCTCTTATAAAGAAGTCAGATCTCGGTGACTTCCGCACTGCCATTATAACTATACTGACCCAAATTAAAAAGCAAGCTATCTCATGTTTCAGTGCCGATTTCCAAACAACACAAATTTCAATTAGCAAAGCATTTTCCGgagttttatttctgtttgtgTTCTGTTTTCTTCAAAGTTTCGAATCAATGGAGCAATATTAAATTGCTGCTTAGCTTGTCATTCAGCGACCAGCGTCACAGAAAAGGGAAAGAAACGATTGTAAATATGGGTTTGAGTAACCTGTCTTGGGAGAAAAAGGTGAATAAAGgttatatttcattatttttttaaagattttttaaaaatctttacttTATGCATGGGTTAATAAGTGTAATATATAGGTATTTGTACTAACATAATGTTCTGTAATAAATGTAACATTCTAATCTCCGAAATACCGGAAATTTTCCCGACTAATCACTATGAATATAGATAtcacagtgcaacatgaaaaatgtaaccgcaattctgatttaatgggcggaaagaactcatcgaaacaagctaaaacccatttgggtttctctggcttagctcgcgtttaccttttatagcgagttaaagttttacatacaaaatttatttgtaacggccatatcttgtgaaccgattaaaatttcactttcaAGTCTttagtgattatgtagctatgaacccaaggaactaaattgacaaatgactcttgcgcacttagcacctagtgcacctagcgcgttaaaaaacaaatttgcctaatttttcgatttttaacgcgctaggtgtacgtcttcgcaagagtcatttgtcaattttgttccttgggttcatagctacataatcactgaagacttaatagtaaaattttaatcggttcacaagatatggccgttacaaataaattttgtatgtaaaactttaactcgctataaaaggtaaacgcgagctaagccaaagaaacccaaatgagttttagcttatttcgatgagttctttccgccaatgaaatcagaattgcggttacattttataaccctaaaaatgttgcacagtgtatttatacaaaaataatgttCTGTAATAAAAGTGATATTACTTATACCCGGAATACCAGGAATTTTTCCTACATAATCACTATATTAGCTTTAATAACATTTCCAACCGACTCATCATTAAATATAGAACTCCATTAGCACTGCATAGATATGTATTGTATACCCAAAATTAGCTAGGGGATTTTCTTTTGACTTCTGTAAGCAGGCCCGCATCATTCGGGTTCTACCCTCTAGGCCCCCAAGTCAAGTTTACCCACTTGGCTTTCG
It contains:
- the stv gene encoding BAG domain-containing protein Samui isoform X4, translating into MDMDNMFPRSHLGRMHDPFAGFGDSHFGFPRFSTMGRRGRANNHMDHDDDFFNRLPSEFRQYIPDGFGARRGQGVAPAAGQVPQQQQQQHPQQHPQQHYQYAVPPQQQQVYVGSPQQQQVPQSPSKRLCDAAIQTEDPAGRSEVDCAPPANLSQHGLRNTVDMGVKSAAEQDQGLRSHSAPPPEQQQQNLLYQQQQSGAPHQQFGTQTSPPVQQGQQFKTYYAPHQQTHPQQKQPTPPPPTAAAPQTPGGTYIRTIPIFVEGRTEPIINAHKEIPNQNAPPNFAPQQQQQQQRPAPLNTQQAQQQEAPIEGGGAAAGLPPQTPHTLNSINKIQDIQRDVLELMGKVEQFKGTRQEKEYAYLDEMLTRNLLKLDTIDTNGKDSIRLARKEAIKCIQASINVLEAKAEENARAASGAAPPAEETAAVAEPEVTEPVTPQPQDATKIQEPIPLPPPPNAAPGEKSEGAAPEATVVEPSLAPGETSTTTSSE
- the stv gene encoding BAG domain-containing protein Samui isoform X3 translates to MDMDNMFPRSHLGRMHDPFAGFGDSRKRSSLHGPSAQATNADDDFSSYFDDADFGFPRFSTMGRRGRANNHMDHDDDFFNRLPSEFRQYIPDGFGARRGQGVAPAAGQVPQQQQQQHPQQHPQQHYQYAVPPQQQQVYVGSPQQQQVPQSPSKRLCDAAIQTEDPAGRSEVDCAPPANLSQHGLRNTVDMGVKSAAEQDQGLRSHSAPPPEQQQQNLLYQQQQSGAPHQQFGTQTSPPVQQGQQFKTYYAPHQQTHPQQKQPTPPPPTAAAPQTPGGTYIRTIPIFVEGRTEPIINAHKEIPNQNAPPNFAPQQQQQQQRPAPLNTQQAQQQEAPIEGGGAAAGLPPQTPHTLNSINKIQDIQRDVLELMGKVEQFKGTRQEKEYAYLDEMLTRNLLKLDTIDTNGKDSIRLARKEAIKCIQASINVLEAKAEENARAASGAAPPAEETAAVAEPEVTEPVTPQPQDATKIQEPIPLPPPPNAAPGEKSEGAAPEATVVEPSLAPGETSTTTSSE
- the stv gene encoding BAG domain-containing protein Samui isoform X2, whose translation is MKPTVMAANQAPSNPAAGGNGTPAGPGVNIPVNREYVSGGYGSPQQNPQFHSPQNAYGSPRQQQQQQPHFQQPHHQQVPPNQQQQHFQPTFGFEPNMDMDNMFPRSHLGRMHDPFAGFGDSHFGFPRFSTMGRRGRANNHMDHDDDFFNRLPSEFRQYIPDGFGARRGQGVAPAAGQVPQQQQQQHPQQHPQQHYQYAVPPQQQQVYVGSPQQQQVPQSPSKRLCDAAIQTEDPAGRSEVDCAPPANLSQHGLRNTVDMGVKSAAEQDQGLRSHSAPPPEQQQQNLLYQQQQSGAPHQQFGTQTSPPVQQGQQFKTYYAPHQQTHPQQKQPTPPPPTAAAPQTPGGTYIRTIPIFVEGRTEPIINAHKEIPNQNAPPNFAPQQQQQQQRPAPLNTQQAQQQEAPIEGGGAAAGLPPQTPHTLNSINKIQDIQRDVLELMGKVEQFKGTRQEKEYAYLDEMLTRNLLKLDTIDTNGKDSIRLARKEAIKCIQASINVLEAKAEENARAASGAAPPAEETAAVAEPEVTEPVTPQPQDATKIQEPIPLPPPPNAAPGEKSEGAAPEATVVEPSLAPGETSTTTSSE
- the Abp1 gene encoding drebrin-like protein; this translates as MAISFEKNRSQIVAAWKDVLDDKSATNWSLFGYEGQTNELKVVATGDGGVEELNEDLNSGKIMYAFVRIEDPKTGLNKYLLINWQGEGAPVLRKGTCANHIRDVGNLLSGAHLTINARNEDDIDLDRLLKKLSTVSSAYSFKEPRGGMEEQKAPVGTNYTRVIPTKELNASVMQDFWKKEEAEEKRRQEAEKESKRLELQKLEQEQRSREEKEHKEREKLVISTTKLQPAHVPIKTSPQPLSPEKTVPGFSNNLTDAERMRQARNQEARELIGSRVGAAKAMFTKHTSEGQLQSKLNTQPPAKPARNSIAQRINVFNQNQPQDASVPSPPRSVSPAKSLPVETPAPAVDAPIAAAPVAAEVVSTIAEVEESQPIDDLPLAHESSEQFSTIKRSPHSKTNSLQSQSPDETTSSNETDTAVYQDQEEEVRTKVSVTVQQSQSAKTSGLSTLERNALTDLVNEDDFICQETLGDLGLRARALYDYQAADESEITFDPGDVITHIDQIDEGWWQGLGPDGTYGLFPANYVEIIN
- the stv gene encoding BAG domain-containing protein Samui isoform X1, with the protein product MKPTVMAANQAPSNPAAGGNGTPAGPGVNIPVNREYVSGGYGSPQQNPQFHSPQNAYGSPRQQQQQQPHFQQPHHQQVPPNQQQQHFQPTFGFEPNMDMDNMFPRSHLGRMHDPFAGFGDSRKRSSLHGPSAQATNADDDFSSYFDDADFGFPRFSTMGRRGRANNHMDHDDDFFNRLPSEFRQYIPDGFGARRGQGVAPAAGQVPQQQQQQHPQQHPQQHYQYAVPPQQQQVYVGSPQQQQVPQSPSKRLCDAAIQTEDPAGRSEVDCAPPANLSQHGLRNTVDMGVKSAAEQDQGLRSHSAPPPEQQQQNLLYQQQQSGAPHQQFGTQTSPPVQQGQQFKTYYAPHQQTHPQQKQPTPPPPTAAAPQTPGGTYIRTIPIFVEGRTEPIINAHKEIPNQNAPPNFAPQQQQQQQRPAPLNTQQAQQQEAPIEGGGAAAGLPPQTPHTLNSINKIQDIQRDVLELMGKVEQFKGTRQEKEYAYLDEMLTRNLLKLDTIDTNGKDSIRLARKEAIKCIQASINVLEAKAEENARAASGAAPPAEETAAVAEPEVTEPVTPQPQDATKIQEPIPLPPPPNAAPGEKSEGAAPEATVVEPSLAPGETSTTTSSE